The DNA sequence AGAACGACCGCCGCCAAAGCCAGCAGGTGCTTCATAGGCAGCGGCAGACTCCAGCCAGTCGACTTCCGATTCGCTTTGGACTGCTGCATGGCATCGACGAGCTCGTCGCGTGCCACCTGATTTATCGCACCAGGCCAGCCACCGGAATTCTCATGGATTCGCGAAATCTGGTCTTCGCTGAAACACTCCAGCCCGCCCCCGGCACCTTCCAGGCGCAACGCCAGATATTCACGGGTCTCGTCTTCTTCGTACGGCTGAAGCGCGATCACATGAAAGCGCTCCTCACCCTCGACCAGCGCCTCCAGGCGCGCCACCAAGCCTTGTTCACCAAACAGAAAGACATGCGGCCTGCCTTCGGGGCTACCCTGGGCCAATCGCAACAGTGTCTCGACCGCAGCGCCCGTCAGCCGCTCAGCGTCGTCGACCAGCAGATAGACCTCCTGCCCGGTGAGCGCTAATTGAATGATCTGCGCCATGATCGAGTCGAAGTCGGCCCGCTGGCTGCCAAGCGCCTGCGCGATCTGTTGCAGGACGAGATTGGCATCGAGGGTGTCCTGAGGCGAAATGACCACGCTCTGAACCGACTGCTTGTTGCTGCTCGCAACGAGCGCCTGGCGCACCAGTGTCTTGCCGCTCCCTTCCGGGCCGGTCACCACCAACAGCAACTGACTGTAGCGGGCCAGATGATGCAATTGCCCTAACACGGGCTTGCGCTGAGCCGGAAAGAACTTGAAGCCTGGCACACGAGCGGCGAAAGGATCGTGACTGAACCCGTAATGGTTCAGGTAGGAATCGTCAGCAGACAAACTGGTCATGGACATCTCTTAAATGTTCGACTCTTGGGCAAGCGCGTCGTAATTGACGTTCAATGTGGCTTCCAGCATCTGACGAGGAAAGTCACCCGTTACTACGGCTTCGCCCAACCGTTTGAGCAGCACCAACCTCAACTTCCCGTTCAGAACCTTCTTGTCGACCGCCATGTG is a window from the Pseudomonas sp. MTM4 genome containing:
- a CDS encoding SPOR domain-containing protein, with the translated sequence MTSLSADDSYLNHYGFSHDPFAARVPGFKFFPAQRKPVLGQLHHLARYSQLLLVVTGPEGSGKTLVRQALVASSNKQSVQSVVISPQDTLDANLVLQQIAQALGSQRADFDSIMAQIIQLALTGQEVYLLVDDAERLTGAAVETLLRLAQGSPEGRPHVFLFGEQGLVARLEALVEGEERFHVIALQPYEEDETREYLALRLEGAGGGLECFSEDQISRIHENSGGWPGAINQVARDELVDAMQQSKANRKSTGWSLPLPMKHLLALAAVVLVVVIALFMRDSSDQSVAPATTSLPLDAGGATETRSPETSTEDPGGDESAAAEVVQSEPDQPIVREPLAAAGGLESDNSPAVIEEEPAIVSEPLRNTAPAPTAADNATIQRSAVEPAPPVETPREPVQPAVAKPDAPASTASWYASQPKTNYLIQVLGTRTHSNAEALVKQHGETYRYFVKQHEGKPLYVVTYGSFASRNAALEAIKTLPASLRSGKPWARSFASVQQEIQAR